A single region of the Drosophila miranda strain MSH22 chromosome 2, D.miranda_PacBio2.1, whole genome shotgun sequence genome encodes:
- the LOC117187382 gene encoding splicing factor 3B subunit 4-like, producing the protein MAAGPIAERSQDATIYAGGLDDKVSESLLWELFVQAGPVVNVHMPKDRVTQMHQGYGFLEFLSEEDADYAIKIMNMIKLYGKPIRVNKASADQKNLDVGANIFIGNLDVEVDEKLLYDTFSAFGVILQTPKIMRDPETGKSKSFAFINFASFEASDAAMDAMNGQYLCNRPISVSYAFKKDHKGERHGSAAERLLAAQNPSAHADRPHQLFADAPVQNMMTGQMMPPPMMAPPPPVVPVSQNNMGMIATPPPVPQPTPFPATIPPPPLPPMAGGQPPLPPALVIPPPPRMMQPNSWAPPGMPAPPPRPPPLLQAPSPGPTNPMAISTSPPIPV; encoded by the coding sequence ATGGCAGCAGGCCCCATTGCGGAACGTAGTCAAGATGCCACAATTTACGCCGGCGGTCTGGACGACAAGGTGTCCGAGTCCCTGCTGTGGGAGCTGTTTGTCCAGGCCGGACCCGTAGTAAACGTACACATGCCCAAAGATCGTGTCACACAAATGCATCAGGGCTATGGATTCCTGGAGTTCCTCAGCGAAGAAGATGCCGACTATGCAATAAAGATTATGAACATGATTAAGCTTTATGGCAAGCCCATTAGAGTGAACAAGGCGTCGGCGGATCAGAAGAACCTGGATGTCGGCGCCAACATCTTCATTGGCAATCTCGATGTGGAGGTGGACGAAAAGCTGCTCTACGACACATTCTCAGCCTTTGGCGTGATCCTGCAGACTCCCAAGATAATGCGTGACCCGGAGACGGGGAAGTCCAAGAGTTTCGCCTTCATCAACTTTGCCAGCTTCGAGGCCAGTGACGCCGCCATGGACGCCATGAACGGACAGTATCTCTGCAATCGCCCCATTTCCGTCTCTTATGCATTCAAGAAGGACCACAAGGGCGAACGCCACGGCTCTGCGGCCGAGCGTCTGCTTGCCGCCCAGAATCCCTCTGCCCATGCCGATCGTCCGCATCAGCTGTTCGCCGATGCGCCCGTGCAGAACATGATGACCGGTCAGATGATGCCGCCACCGATGATGGCGCCCCCACCGCCCGTGGTCCCCGTCTCGCAGAACAATATGGGCATGATAGCAACGCCGCCGCCAGTGCCGCAGCCCACACCGTTCCCAGCCACAATACCGCCACCACCACTGCCCCCGATGGCGGGCGGACAACCACCACTACCTCCGGCATTGGTCATTCCGCCGCCGCCGCGCATGATGCAGCCAAACTCGTGGGCCCCGCCGGGCATGCCAGCGCCGCCACCGCGACCTCCGCCTTTGCTCCAGGCACCTTCGCCCGGCCCTACCAACCCGATGGCTATCAGTACTAGTCCACCAATCCCTGTGTAG